In Megalopta genalis isolate 19385.01 unplaced genomic scaffold, iyMegGena1_principal scaffold0357, whole genome shotgun sequence, the following proteins share a genomic window:
- the LOC143263181 gene encoding uncharacterized protein LOC143263181 produces MASADIQISTLRRKRGNIIGQITTLTRVLDNSQDPDHCDKLLITEHLNGLVKSWNRFDDIQFDIETLDSSEETRRSEIQCDYYAVVARAKRILQHDESLNTTRNNLTESPASIISAPIAVKLPEMRLPTFDGTIENWSSFYDLFSSTIDRNENLTSVQKLQYLRSTLTGKAAACIKSLTTTDVNYPAAIEILKEKFDCPRKTLLRHCDAIREIPKLAKDTPEAIDDLLDTLNQHLRALNNLGEPVATWNTLLISTILSKLNSDTILQWELTLPDKQMPSYTHLIKFLRKRANCSIVVNGTNLISRARHPSVNTSPKSIHANYSKTQTFFTAKAAQCPICNGSHMVRDCEVFNSASPTTRLENATKNSLCHNCLRPGHTTNICRSIFTCRICNQRHRTLIHQPNHTVNQKPSTSATTTTHTAISTTAPQEEITEPDQPLCNRKTHKPVTCRALIDTCSTTNFMTQDLAKKLSLPLKHCSIPVGALDTLTTVAKHIVKATIRSRIKNYQRTLTFLVVPNIATAIPGDTIDRATLNIPRNIELADPTFHRPAPIDMLLGAGTALSILSVGQINLSQPDDPDLYLQKTMLGWVIGGSAPTFKPIRSASCHTHTSLQFDLTRFWEIEDGPQIPHFSEAETACEEYFKNTITRNAEGRYVVSLPFNNDKPKLGESKSAAYKRFLSLERKLKRDPELNHQYEAIFKEYLDLGHMSEIPDTNEGYYLAHHGVLKMSSQTTKLRIVFDGSAASSTGLSLNDVLHTGPKIQDDLLYILLRFRTYQYVVTGDIEKMYRQFLIRPEDRKFQQVLWRDHNDSIKTFQLNTVTFGLSAAPYLAIRCLTQLADDEHHRFPQASKVLKQDFYVDDLITGTPTIQEAISLRKELTSLLNTAGLHIRQWASNDKRLLEDLPDENINQQLHLGESSIVKTLGIVWNSADDSITYTVRPILHTPRATKRFISSEIAKIYDPLGLLGPVIITAKLILQELWTLRIDWDESLPMAIHNKWSQYYSQLPLLNQARFRRKTVIQSASNIELHGFCDASERAYGACVYIRSQNNHGETIVELLVAKSRVAPLKSKSIPRLELCGSVLLASLMTTVKKALGLQIERTVYWTDSTIVLHWLRSSPHTLKTFVANRVSEIQSTTTITDWRHVSSTDNPADLLSRGQTIKDFLQSSVWQNGPSWLQQEHSHWPTWESVPHTNDPERKIAICMATIPVTKDAKILERYSSWTKLVRVIALCRRWRPGRIIKGSLTVSELSQSRVTILRMLQEMYFKTEILALRRQSDPYLHGKLAKLNPFLDQDGLLRVGGRLKNSTLTYSQKHPILLPKSHITTCIIMNEHKNLLHAGAQTTLYSLRRTYWPIDGRSLVWRTIHGCVRCRRASPPSVEYIMGNLPIARVTESCPFTNVGIDYCGPFFIKEKQHRNRGRVKVYVAVFVCLAIKAIHLELVSDLTSEAFIAALRRFIARRGFCVNLYSDNGTNFKGANNELRELRELLRSDDHLKKINTFLIERAINWHFIPPQAPHFGGLWEAAVKSFKYHLKRVVGSELLTFEGLNTLIIDVEAILNSRPLTPLSSDPSDLLALTPGHFLIGDALTSLRDRDLQGTTANRLSAWQRVQQLKQHFWKRWHREYLNELANRNKWTRGQHPIIEGAIVLLREDNVPSMQWPLGRIIKTHPGSDGIVRVVTVRTASNVFDRSVKKLVPLLCQSEEQPRKNNLTMRGHEICE; encoded by the exons ATGGCTTCCGCAGACATCCAAATCAGCACGTTACGCCGCAAACGTGGTAATATTATCGGTCAAATTACAACACTTACCAGAGTTCTGGACAATTCACAAGATCCAGATCACTGCGATAAACTATTAATCACAGAACATCTCAATGGACTTGTTAAATCATGGAATCGGTTCGATGATATACAATTTGATATAGAAACGCTAGATTCATCGGAAGAAACGCGACGATCAGAGATCCAATGCGATTATTACGCAGTTGTAGCTCGTGCAAAACGAATTCTTCAACACGACGAGTCACTGAACACCACGCGCAACAACCTTACTGAGTCACCAGCATCTATCATATCAGCCCCCATAGCCGTAAAATTACCGGAGATGCGATTACCGACGTTCGACGGAACCATTGAAAATTGGTCATCCTTCTACGACCTGTTTTCATCGACGATCGACCGCAACGAAAACCTCACCTCAGTGCAAAAATTGCAATACCTAAGATCAACCCTCACCGGGAAAGCCGCCGCATGCATCAAATCGTTAACAACGACCGATGTGAACTATCCTGCCGCGATTGAAATactgaaagaaaaattcgactgTCCACGCAAAACCCTTTTACGACATTGTGATGCGATTCGAGAGATTCCGAAGCTCGCAAAAGACACACCCGAAGCAATCGACGATTTACTAGACACCTTGAATCAACATCTACGCGCACTAAACAATCTCGGGGAACCCGTAGCAACTTGGAACACACTTCTTATATCAACAATCCTATCAAAACTCAATTCAGATACAATTTTGCAATGGGAACTCACGTTACCAGACAAGCAAATGCCATCATACACGCACCTCATCAAATTCCTACGAAAACGAGCAAACTGTTCAATAGTTGTCAACGGAACCAATCTAATCTCCAGAGCTCGTCACCCCTCAGTAAATACATCTCCTAAAAGTATCCACGCAAACTACTCGAAGACGCAGACATTTTTCACCGCCAAAGCTGCGCAATGTCCAATCTGCAACGGGTCACACATGGTTCGGGATTGTGAAGTCTTCAATTCAGCTTCCCCCACTACGCGATTAGAAAATGCTACAAAAAATTCATTGTGCCACAATTGTTTACGACCTGGCCACACCACTAACATATGCCGCTCGATTTTCACATGCCGAATTTGCAACCAACGTCACCGCACTCTTATACATCAACCAAACCATACGGTGAATCAGAAACCCTCCACTTCCGCAACTACGACCACACACACAGCCATATCAACTACAGCTCCACAAGAAGAAATCACTGAGCCAGACCAACCTTTGTGCAATCG TAAGACACATAAACCAGTGACATGCCGGGCTTTAATCGACACCTGCTCGACCACAAACTTCATGACACAAGATCTTGCAAAGAAACTCTCCTTACCTCTAAAACATTGTTCTATTCCGGTCGGCGCGCTCGATACTCTCACTACTGTGGCGAAACACATCGTCAAGGCCACCATCCGTTCCAGAATCAAGAACTATCAGCGAACTCTCACCTTTTTAGTCGTGCCCAACATTGCAACCGCAATTCCAGGCGATACAATTGATCGCGCTACCCTAAACATCCCAAGAAACATCGAACTCGCAGATCCTACGTTCCACCGCCCGGCACCAATCGACATGCTGTTAGGGGCCGGCACGGCATTATCCATTTTAAGTGTAGGTCAGATCAATCTTTCACAACCCGATGACCCAGACCTATATCTTCAGAAAACAATGTTGGGTTGGGTAATCGGGGGGAGCGCACCCACATTCAAACCAATAAGAAGTGCTTCatgccacacacacacatcactCCAGTTCGATCTCACACGTTTTTGGGAAATTGAAGACGGTCCACAAATACCTCATTTCTCAGAAGCAGAAACAGCATGTGAGGAATATTTCAAAAACACGATCACACGAAACGCGGAAGGAAGATACGTCGTATCACTTCCATTCAACAACGACAAACCAAAACTCGGAGAATCGAAGTCAGCAGCCTATAAACGATTTCTATCCTTAGAAAGAAAGTTAAAACGAGATCCGGAGTTAAATCATCAGTACGAAGCTATTTTTAAGGAATATTTGGATCTTGGCCACATGTCCGAGATCCCTGATACCAACGAAGGCTATTACCTTGCACACCACGGGGTACTCAAGATGTCCAGCCAAACCACCAAGCTCCGCATCGTTTTCGACGGATCAGCTGCCTCAAGCACGGGTCTATCACTCAACGACGTATTACATACTGGCCCCAAAATCCAAGATGACTTATTGTATATTCTCCTGAGATTCCGCACATATCAATACGTTGTCACTGGTGACATCGAAAAGATGTACCGACAATTTTTAATACGTCCAGAAGATAGGAAATTTCAAcaagtactctggcgagaccatAACGACAGCATTAAGACCTTCCAACTGAACACCGTCACGTTCGGACTATCAGCAGCGCCCTATTTGGCCATACGATGCTTAACCCAATTAGCGGACGATGAACATCACCGGTTTCCCCAGGCGTCCAAAGTTTTAAAACAAGATTTCTATGTAGACGATCTGATAACTGGAACCCCCACGATCCAAGAAGCCATCTCATTGCGCAAGGAACTAACATCATTACTCAACACAGCAGGGTTGCACATCAGGCAATGGGCATCCAACGACAAACGTTTACTCGAAGATCTACCCGACGAAAACATAAATCAACAATTACATTTAGGCGAATCATCAATAGTCAAAACTTTAGGGATAGTCTGGAATTCGGCAGATGACTCCATCACCTACACTGTTAGACCCATTCTCCACACACCCCGCGCCACCAAACGCTTTATTAGTTCAGAAATTGCAAAAATTTACGACCCTCTAGGCCTATTAGGACCAGTCATCATTACGGCAAAACTAATCCTTCAGGAGCTCTGGACTTTAAGAATCGATTGGGACGAATCCTTACCCATGGCAATACACAATAAATGGAGTCAATATTACTCTCAATTACCTCTGCTCAACCAGGCAAGATTCCGACGAAAAACCGTCATTCAATCTGCATCCAACATTGAACTACATGGGTTCTGCGATGCTAGCGAAAGGGCCTATGGGGCCTGCGTGTATATTCGATCTCAGAACAATCACGGGGAGACAATCGTGGAACTTCTAGTCGCAAAATCCAGAGTCGCACCTTTAAAGAGCAAATCCATTCCGCGACTTGAATTATGTGGGTCGGTGTTGCTAGCATCGCTCATGACCACCGTGAAGAAGGCACTAGGCCTGCAGATCGAACGCACAGTATATTGGACAGATTCCACGATAGTTTTACACTGGTTGAGATCCTCACCACACACCTTAAAAACCTTCGTCGCCAACAGAGTGTCTGAAATTCAATCTACTACAACCATCACAGATTGGCGCCACGTCAGTTCTACAGACAACCCTGCAGATTTGTTGTCGCGGGGTCAAACAATTAAAGACTTTTTACAATCATCCGTTTGGCAGAACGGACCATCTTGGCTCCAACAAGAGCACTCGCACTGGCCTACTTGGGAATCAGTTCCACACACTAACGATCCGGAGCGAAAAATCGCAATTTGCATGGCAACAATTCCTGTCACCAAAGACGCGAAAATCCTCGAACGGTATTCGTCATGGACAAAATTGGTGCGAGTCATAGCACTCTGTCGGCGATGGAGGCCGGGTCGAATCATTAAGGGAAGCCTGACTGTCTCTGAACTATCCCAATCAAGGGTTACCATCCTCAGAATGCTCCAAGAAATGTATTTCAAAACAGAAATACTGGCGCTTCGTCGTCAATCGGATCCCTATCTACACGGAAAACTGGCCAAATTGAATCCATTTCTCGATCAAGACGGACTTCTGAGAGTGGGAGGACGTCTCAAAAACTCAACTCTGACCTACTCGCAAAAACATCCAATTCTCCTTCCAAAATCACATATCACCACCTGCATCATTATGAATGAACACAAGAATCTTCTACATGCGGGAGCACAAACCACGTTATATTCACTAAGACGAACATACTGGCCAATAGACGGTAGAAGTCTGGTATGGAGAACCATTCATGGATGTGTACGTTGCCGGCGAGCAAGTCCTCCATCCGTGGAATATATTATGGGTAATCTACCAATAGCACGAGTGACAGAATCGTGTCCATTCACAAACGTAGGAATCGACTACTGCGGACCTTTTTTtatcaaagaaaaacaacatcGCAACCGCGGTCGAGTCAAGGTTTATGTGGCAGTCTTTGTTTGTCTCGCAATAAAAGCGATTCATCTTGAACTAGTCAGTGACCTAACCAGCGAAGCATTCATTGCAGCATTACGTCGATTCATCGCAAGAAGGGGATTTTGTGTGAACTTATATTCAGATAACGGTACAAATTTCAAGGGAGCCAATAATGAGCTACGAGAACTCCGAGAACTCTTACGATCTGACGACCATCTCAAAAAAATCAACACCTTCCTCATTGAACGAGCCATCAATTGGCATTTTATTCCTCCACAGGCTCCACATTTTGGAGGCTTATGGGAAGCTGCGGTCAAATCTTTTAAATATCATCTAAAACGCGTCGTAGGTTCCGAGTTACTCACATTTGAAGGGCTTAATACACTGATTATAGATGTCGAAGCTATCCTCAACTCTCGACCCCTCACTCCACTTTCTTCAGATCCCTCCGACCTCCTCGCACTCACTCCAGGTCATTTCCTCATCGGTGATGCACTCACGAGCTTGCGCGATCGCGATCTACAAGGAACCACTGCAAATCGATTATCAGCATGGCAGCGTGTTCAACAATTGAAACAACATTTCTGGAAGCGCTGGCATCGTGAGTATCTGAACGAATTGGCAAATCGCAATAAATGGACCAGGGGTCAACATCCCATCATCGAAGGTGCAATCGTTCTGCTCAGAGAAGACAACGTACCCTCAATGCAATGGCCTCTCGGACGAATCATTAAAACTCAcccaggctccgacggcattGTTCGCGTAGTTACTGTCAGGACAGCCTCGAACGTGTTCGACCGGAGCGTGAAAAAACTAGTGCCGTTATTGTGTCAATCGGAGGAGCAACCACGAAAGAACAATTTAACCATGAGAGGACATGAAATATGTGAATAG